The following DNA comes from Mucisphaera calidilacus.
GATCTTGACGCTGCGCATGGCATCAACGTTGCTGAAGAGCATGATGCCCGCGCTGGCCGAGCTGGCGGCGATGTTGCCGTCCATGAGGATCTGGCCTGCGCCCTGGAGCCAGAAGCCCTCGCCGTTGAACCCGAAATCGAACAGGGGTACGCGGGGCGAGAGGTCGAAGTCGAGTTCCGGGCGGTCGTCACCCGTGGTCTTGATGGTGAGGTTGTTGGACCAGGTGCCGATCTCGTTGCCGTCCTCCGCGACGATGGCGGACCCGACGACGTCGAAGACGACGTTGTCGGAGAGATTCGCGTGACTGTCGTGGTGGACGATGCCCCAGCCCGGGCTGCCCCAGACGGCGTTTCCGGCGACTACGGCGGGTGTCGTGGCGAGATCGCCCGCGCCGAGGCGGTGGAGGTGGAGTGCGTAGCGTCCGCGCTGGTTGGTGCCGTTTCCGGGCGTGCCGTCGACGTTGACGACCGGTTCGTCGACCAGGCGGTTCTTGTCGCTGCGGCCGAGGTCGTAGAAGGAGGCGTTGCGGATCACGACCTGTGCGGAGTGCATGAACATCGTGTGCCCGCGCTGCTGGGTCAGTGTCTGATCGGCGTCGAGGGTTTGGATCAGCACGTTGCGCGTCATGTTGGCGGCGTAGACGGTGAGATCCCAGTCATCAAACCCCTCCGGTGGATGATGATCCCAGAGCAGGCTGTCGAGTTTCCCGTCGGCTTCCTGCGTCAGGTTATGAAAGGTGACGAGTGTCTGGTTGGCGCGTTCCGTGATTGAGGTAACACGCAGGACTTCGTCGTGAAAACGGCTGTTGTCATCGTTGGAGCCGTCGGGATCTGTGGTGGTGCCGGTCAGGACAAGGATGTCGCCGACGCGCCAGCCGTCGGGCCGGCCGTCGAGGACCAGTGTCTGGTCGCCGGCCGAGGGGTGAAGGGCGAGGGGGAGGAAGTCAATCTTGTCGCTGCCGACGATCGTCGTGTTGCCGTGCGTGAGCAGGCCGCGGCCGATGAGTTGCGGGTCGGTGATCGCGCCGCGTGAGGGGTCGATGAGCAACTCGGCCCGGACGTCGGGCTGGATCGGGCGGTCCTCGCTTCCCATGGAGAACGCTGAGCCGGGCATCGCGACGAACGTGTCAACGACCAGTCGTGTGTTGATCTCGGTGTGAAATTCAAAGCGAGCGCCGTGGTCGACGCGGACACCACGGTAGGAGGTGTCACTGACCATGTCGTAGACGATGTCGATGCCGCCGGGGATGACGACGACGTCGTCGGACTGGGGCAAGGCACCGCCCCAGGTGTCGGGGTCGGACCAGAGTCCGGACCGGACTGCGACGGTGTTCGTCGCGGCGTCGGGCAGGAGTGCCATGAGCGTGTGGCCCATGCCGTCATGTGCTGCGTGCACCTGCGTTGAGGCGTTGTGCTGCACGCCTGCCTCGAACGCCACCTCGTAAACCGGCTCGGGCACGTGGAAGTCCGGGATCGGCGCGTCCGCCGCGAGCATGAGCCGGGGTTCGAGCGGTTCGAGACCGCGAACGGTTTGATGGTGATGTCGGTTTGCCATGGCGTCGACTCCAATTCATCGCCAGGGCATCGAAAGCAGGGGTACAGACGGTCGCCACCGCCTCGTGCGGTGGTGACAGCGAATCTCGCTGTGATTGACCCTTTCTTCCCGAGCCTCCGATGACCATGCCTCTCACGCCCCGCGTGGTCAAGCGGTGCATCGTACCCGGGGTTTCTCCCAACGCCACCCGGGGAGCGTTAAATATGGTTGAGCCTCGCGTGACCGTGGCGTTCAGCCCATGAAGGCGGTCGGTCCGCCGTGGCCGAAGAGGATGACATAGATGTCCTTGAAGAACTTGGCGAGAAAGAAGTTAAGGACAATGATGGCGATGAAGGATGTGACGAAGGCGTCGGTGGCGGCGCGTCCGACGCCCTGGGCACCGGAACCACAGTGGAAGCCCTTGTAGCAGGCGATGAGACCGATGGCGAGGCCGAAGATGAGGGCCTTGCCGAGACCGGTGAAGACGTCCCAGTTGCCGATGAACCGGGCGGAGAAGTCCCAGTACTCGCGGCTGTCGACGCCGAGGGCGTTGACGCAGACGAGGTGTCCGCCGTAGACGCCCATGAGGTTCGAGAAGACGGTGAGGATGGGGACCATGATCAGGCAGGCGATGACGCGCGGGACGACGAGGTAGTCGATGGGGTCGGCGCCCATGACGCGGATGGCGTCGATCTGTTCGGTGACTTTCATGGACCCGAGTTCGGCGGAGATGGCGCCGCCGACACGTCCCGCGATCATGACAGCGGCGAGGACCGGGCCGATCTGCCGCAGGACGGAGATGCCGATGATGCCGCCGAGGCGGGATTCCTGCCCGATGGCCTCGAACTGGTCGAAGGCCTCGACGCCTAGGACGGCACCGACGAAGAGCCCCACGAGCATGACAACGGGGATTGATCGTGTTCCGATGGCGTAGAACTGGGGCATGAGGAGGTAGAGCCTGCTGCGACCGACCATCCATCGAACGGCCCAGTTGGCGGTGGTGAGGCAGAATCGTGTGAAGAGGCCGAAGCGGTCCAGGTTGAATTCAGCCGCAGCACCGAGGGATGCGACGGTTTTGATCATCTGGAAGGCTCCGAGAGGGCCGGCGAGGATGAAGAGTGAGGAAAGGGTGAGCAACGGGATTCGAACCCGCGACCTCCGCGACCACAACGCGGCGCTCTAGCCGACTGAGCTATGCTCACCATAGAGGGTGCCCGGCGGGCACCGTCGAGCCGCATAGTCTACGACGCAGGGCGATACGGGGTCAATTCTCACACGACCTTTACACCAAACTAGGGGTAAACCCCTATAGGTAAATTTACCCATATCGCCATAATGGTCATAGTGGGGTGGCCCTTTTGAGGGGCACGGTGGGGCTGTCGGTTCTTGAGTCGTTCACAACATTACTGAGGAGTGAGTCATGTTACGCAGAAGCACAGGGATGCTTGGGGCGGTGATCATCGGCCTAGCCTGCCTGCCGGTTGGAGCGGCACCACTGGACGATATCGCAAAGGAGACGGTGACGGGTCGCCAGACCTCGCCGCCGAATTATGGCTGGAACTACGGGTATGACATCGAGTTTGAAGATGGCCAGCTCAACGTGAGCATGGACATCAAGCTGGAGTTTGATGAGGGGATCTCGGCGGAGAAACAGAACGCGTTAAAGGACTCGTGGGAGTCGGGGATCGAGAGCCTCTGGAACAACAAGTTCGACGTGATCAAGGATGGTCTGTGGCGTTTTCCGATCAACATCGAGGTGAACTGGGTCGACCCGCACCACACGGTGCGTGTCCGTCAGGGGCCCGCGACGAGCACGTCGAACACGTGGGACACCGAGGACAACGGGAACGTGGCGGCGCACGAGTTCGGGCACCTGTTCGGGCTGTTCGATGAGTACGAGGGCGGAGCGCTGAATCCGGGCGGCCTGAAGGATGGCACGAGCATCATGGGCGTGAGTCCGACGGCGAGCGGGGCGCCGCCTAAGGCACGGCATTACCAGGGCTTCCTGGACTGGCTCAAGAGCAAGAGCCCGGAGCAGACGTTTACGACCGAGCCGCACGCAGCGGGGGGTGTGGAGATCATCGGGTCGTACAGCAACTTCGACGTGGTGAACAACTCGGGCCAGGGCGCGAATGACTTTGAGCTGGAGCTGGGCAACGTCGAGGCGGACGACATCACGGGGACCTTCCCGGGGTTTGGCGACACGGACCCTGAGATCACGGAGTCGGGCGGCAAGACCAAGATCCGGTGGGAGGGCGACGAGATCCCGGCGGATCAGCTGATGCACTTCGGCGTGACGCTCAAGGATGGCGTGCAGGCGGAGTCGGCCCGCGCGACGTGGACCAAGGACGGCACGGAGATCGCGTTCAATGCCGGGCTTGGGATTGATCAGTACTACGCCGCCGCGGCGGGTCTGCCGGACGGCATGAGCAGCACGATCCGCAACACGGGCGAACAGGAACTGCTGGTGAGTTTCCGCCACAGCGAGGTGCTGTTCGAGCCGCTCCCGCTGGACGCTCTGACGGTGGGTCTTGAGGTGCCGTGGCAGAACGGCGGGCTGTTCACGGACCCGATCCCGCTGCCGCCCGGCGGGTTCATCCCGGAGATCTTTGACCTTGGCCTGGGCGATCCGATCCCGGGTGCCGGTATCGGTCGGTCGGTGGTGACGCAGATCGAGGTGATCGATCCGTTCTCGGGGCAGTTGCTGGCCTTCTTCACGAATCAGGGGGTCGGCTCGACGGTCCCGCCGACGTTCGACCTGGTGCTGGGCGACTTCAATCTCGACAACATCTGGGACCAGAACGACACGGGGCTGGCGGAGCTGGCGTTGGAGGACCCGGTCTTCTATCTGCAGCAGTTCGGGCTTCAGTTTGAGGACCTGCTGCTGATCGGCGATTTCAATGGCGACGGCGTTTACGATCCCGCCGACCTTCCGTTCATCTTCGAGTTCCCGTTTGATGACACGCTGGGCTTGCCGACGGTCTGGGGCGACCTGGATTCGGACGGCGTGCTGGGGCCGGACGACCTGATCCTGCTGCAGGCGGCGATTGACCTGGGTCTGATCAACAGCCCGTGGGACTTTGACCTGGACGGAGTGGCGACGCCTCTGGACACGCAGTTCTGGATGGAGGTGATCTTCGGGTCGGTGCTGGGCGACGCGAACCTCGACGGCTCGGTCGATCTGCTGGATCTGTCGATCCTCGCGAGCAACTTCGGCGGGCCTGGCATCTATCTGGACGGCGACTTCAATGGCGACGGGGTCGTGGACCTGCTGGACCTGTCGATCCTCGCGAGCAACTTCGGGTTCAGCGGGGGCGGCAGCAGCGTGGTGCTGCCCGAGCCTGCCGTCTTCTCGATGCTGGGTCTGGGGCTGCTGCTGACCGGACGGCGGGCGGCCTGAGGCCGGTATCCGGAGGGGAGGCTGTCTGATTCTCTCGTGCGCGTGTATCCTCGGAAGGGGACGCACGCGCTTTTTTTCATTCAGGAGAACGGATCGTGATCAAGTACCTTGTGATGCTGAGTCTGGTTTTGTGTGTGGCTGGTTGTGAGGCGATGGAGTCGATGGGCGTGATCGGTCCGAAGTCTGAGCACCCGGTGGAGAAGTTCGTCTTCGACACCGGCGGCGACAAGCACGCCGAGGGCTTCGGCGGCTGGCGCATCGAGTACACCCGTGGCGGGAAGATGTCGCTTACGCACACGATCGGCGAGGACGCGACGACCTACGGGCCGCTTTCGCTCAGCAGCGACGTGGCGTCCACGGTCTGGGAGGCGGTGGATCGGCTGCCGTTCGACCGGCTGAGTTCGGACCAGACCGAGGCGGTGCCGGGTGACCTGCCTTATTACTTCGGCTGGACGATGAACGGCAAGGCCCGGTCGGCGTCGCTGCCCTCGAGTGCCGCTTTGAAGGAGCCGATGGTGCTGGCGATGAACGCTTTGCTGGGCGAGGTGATCGAGGCTCAGACGGGCGTCGAGCCCGTGCTGGAGTGAGCCGGATTCGTCATCGTTTGATACCTGCAGACGTGGGCGGTATTGTCGGGGGTTGTCTTGTGCCTTGCCCGAAAGGACTTCGAGTGATGATGCACCGCTGGTTTGCCTCTCTGATCGCTGTTGCGACGGTCTGCGTGGGTCTGCTGGGTTGTGAAGGCCCGGCGCTGGTCTACACCGACGATGGCGTGCTGCTGCAGCCGCAGCGTGGTTCGGGGCTGGTCCC
Coding sequences within:
- a CDS encoding MlaE family ABC transporter permease yields the protein MIKTVASLGAAAEFNLDRFGLFTRFCLTTANWAVRWMVGRSRLYLLMPQFYAIGTRSIPVVMLVGLFVGAVLGVEAFDQFEAIGQESRLGGIIGISVLRQIGPVLAAVMIAGRVGGAISAELGSMKVTEQIDAIRVMGADPIDYLVVPRVIACLIMVPILTVFSNLMGVYGGHLVCVNALGVDSREYWDFSARFIGNWDVFTGLGKALIFGLAIGLIACYKGFHCGSGAQGVGRAATDAFVTSFIAIIVLNFFLAKFFKDIYVILFGHGGPTAFMG